One Bacillus solimangrovi genomic window, ATATCCATAATCATTAACTGATTGTGCTTGTACATCAACAGGGTATCCACCGTAACCAATACTATCCCAATGATCACGATTTTCCCATATATCGGACATAGGTAGCTGATATTCTGTTTCAATATGCCTTGTTTCTCGAATATATAACTCTTCAGGGAATGAGGCAATTTTTGCATCCTCAAATCCTGTCAGATTGTCTCTAAAATATTGAACGATGTGTTCTGTTTCTTTTTTTCCTCTGTCAATTGCTTTAGCTATGGACTCATCATTTAATCCATCTATACCAAATAGTTGTAGTGCATTAATGTAGTAATTATTCTCAGATTTAACAATGTTAAGTCCCCGCAATCTAGTCTCTTCTACCACTGGGGTGTACTTCTTAGTTAAGCCCTCAAACCCCCAAGCAACTACGGGTAAATCATTTGAAAATACACTTGTTGATGAGCTCTTTTCTACATCGCCAAATTGTTCAATAATTTCTTTTGATGATATCCTGCTCCAATCAACATCATTTAGGTGGATCATTAAAGTAACAGCCATTTTTCGATCTTCTTCCCCTATGTCCGCTCCTCCTATAAAATAGGGAGCACCTGTCAAAACTGCAAAATCTGCATCCTGAGTTGCATCTATAAATCGTTTCCCCTTAACCAATACTTCACCATACTCATTTCTTAATTTCACACCTTCGACAACGTTTTTATTTGTAACAATTGGTGTGATTATTTCAGTTGCTACTGACAACGTTAAATTAGATTCATTATCAACTAATTTTTGAAAGCCAGCCTTCGCAACTTGTAAATCAAAAGCATTTTTTTCTCCAATTAACTCATGCCATTCATTAAAAATCCCTTGTGACACAATTTGATCTTCATCACCTTCAGGTAGATCAATGAAATTCAACATCCCATATGTCATCAATCCACCTAACTCTTCTCTTTCCTCAATTAATAAAGTATTCATACCATTTCTCGCAGAAGAAACGGCCGCCGCGACCCCTTCTGGCTCACCACCAATAACAATTACATCAAATTCCTCTTCAAAATTATCTAATGACGTTGGTTGATTATACTCCTCTACTAATGCATCCATACGTTTAACCTTTGCTGAATCACTGAAATAATTAAGTACAGTAATCCCAACAAACAAACCGATTATTACCAAAATTCCCCATAGGAGTATTTTATTTCTCTTCACCAATATTCCTCCAACTAATATGTAATCAAACATAAAGACTATTAATATGTTTCCGTCTTACCAAAATAACCTATTAAATTTACATAATCATACAATAATAAACATTTATTCCACAATAAAGAATATTACCATAATAAAGAACAACAGTCGATTTTAAAGATACCATTTCAAACGTGTATTAATAATAAACAGTTGAATCCTATGTAACATAATACAAAAATTTGCTATCACTCCTCATCTCATTTGAAATGTGATTGCGCACGGTTTTTTCACTTATAAATAATTCCGCTGCGATTTCCTTCGTTGCTTTATCTTGAACGAGCAATTCAAATACTTCTCTTTCTCTTTTTGTTAATAAAGGCTTCGGCTGGTAGTTATTATCCTTCAATTAATAGCTCCCTCCTTACTGGATCCTGAGCCGGAAACAGAAGGAAATATATTCGTTTACCCTATACTATGAGTGTGAAGAATAATTGGTTACTACAAAACTGACATTGAAATAATAACTTATTTGTAAGGGATATCAGAT contains:
- a CDS encoding FAD-dependent oxidoreductase; amino-acid sequence: MKRNKILLWGILVIIGLFVGITVLNYFSDSAKVKRMDALVEEYNQPTSLDNFEEEFDVIVIGGEPEGVAAAVSSARNGMNTLLIEEREELGGLMTYGMLNFIDLPEGDEDQIVSQGIFNEWHELIGEKNAFDLQVAKAGFQKLVDNESNLTLSVATEIITPIVTNKNVVEGVKLRNEYGEVLVKGKRFIDATQDADFAVLTGAPYFIGGADIGEEDRKMAVTLMIHLNDVDWSRISSKEIIEQFGDVEKSSSTSVFSNDLPVVAWGFEGLTKKYTPVVEETRLRGLNIVKSENNYYINALQLFGIDGLNDESIAKAIDRGKKETEHIVQYFRDNLTGFEDAKIASFPEELYIRETRHIETEYQLPMSDIWENRDHWDSIGYGGYPVDVQAQSVNDYGYVISNPIQYAIPFRSLVPKKVENLLVVGRSAGFSSVAAGSARIIPTGMTTGEAAGVATAISIEENTNFREMSSNKELIRQLRNSLDEQGALVKHFELEYPYKGEWFYPGIKELLNVGLLSGGYANDLSVEEDANKHMFLNMFINTIKRGNQQLYEEKKREINNLSVYYYEENEVLTRDLAAEIVGKVFIEDSDEATWAELKSNNLIDKTLEQKIKQNRILSKSEIYYLLGNLLLEIK
- a CDS encoding helix-turn-helix domain-containing protein, producing MKDNNYQPKPLLTKREREVFELLVQDKATKEIAAELFISEKTVRNHISNEMRSDSKFLYYVT